The window CAGAGCGGCCATCGGGTCGTCGCGCCGGGTACGGACGAGCAGCTGCGCGACCACCTCGGGATCCATCACGGTGCCGCCCGAGGCCACTCGCCGGACCGCGTCGACGAACTCCCGGACGTCGGCGACGCGGTCCTTGAGCAGGTAACCGATGCTGCCGGCGCCGTCGGCGAGCAGCTCGGCGGCGTACTGCTTCTCGACGTACTGGCTGAATACCAGCACCGGTGAGCCCGGCACGGTGGAGCGGGCTGTGATCGCGGCCCGCAGCCCCTCGTCACGGTTCGACGGCGGCATCCGCACGTCGACGACCGAGACGTCCGGGCGGTGCTCGATGATTGCCTCGACCAGGGCCGGCCCGTCGCCGACCGCCGCCACGATCTCGCACCCCGCGTCGGTCAGCAGCCGGGACAGTCCCTCCCGCAGCAGCACCGAATCCTCGGCGATCACGACCCGCACGAGCCCTCCCGGTCCTGGTCCATGGTCGGCAAGCCGCCACGGCGCATCGCTGGCACGCCTCCGGCCGCGCGAGGCTTCGCCATTGTCGCGCGGCCCCTCGGCGTGGTCGTTCTCGAGACTCCCGGCGCTGACGGCGTTACGCGGGCGGCGGCGGAGTCACTGGATCGCCAGGGCGCACCGTGCCTGCGCCGCGCACCTGGACGTAGATGCCGCATTCGGTATGACCGTAGTGGTCGGAAAGCTCCTTGACGACCTTGAGGTCACGCTCGGCGGTATCCGGATTGACGGTGGTCGCGGCGCAGCGCCGGGTGACGGAGAGCACCTGGGCCCGCACCGGGCCCAGGGCGATCTCCCGGCCGACCCAGTCGCGCTCGGCCCAGGCCGGGATGCCGTCGACGTAGACGTTGGCCCGGAACCGCAGCGGGTGGACCGGTTGGCCGACCCGCTGGGCGAGGTCGCGCACGGATGCCAGGTTGACGACCGAGACCGCGCGCATCAGGTCCGGCCCGCCCGGCCCCGCGTCGGTGAACCGGTGCCCGCCATGGGCCTCGACCAGCCGGGGCAGCGCGCGGACCCCGTCCGGACTGTTCAGGCCGGGCGAGCCGTCCGTTCGGTTACTCCGAGCAGCGGCGTCGGACGTGCCGGCGGTCGGTGCGGCGAGCGCGCCGAAGTACTCCTCGACGGCGCGCCGCCCGGCCGCGGTGCCGAGGTCGGCCGACCAGCGGCGCGTGCCGTCGTCGACGCTGAGCTGGCCGGTAGGCGGGTCGTAGCCGGTGCGGACCCTGGCGAGCGCCTCGTCGCGCTGCAGCATCAGGAACCGTGTCTTGTGCAGCGCCACCGGACGTTCCTCGTCGAACTGGGTGTCGGGCAGCGCGAGCGCGAACAGCCGGTCGCCGGGGACGCCCTCGCCGACGCTCAGCGCGACCTCGTCGATCGGCTCGGCGGACAGCCCTTTCACCGGGTACCGGTAGAGCTCGGTCACCAGCGGATCAGCCGAAGCACCCATCTATCCGCTCCCTCGCCCGTCCGCCGCCGTCCGGCCGCCTGCCGCGCGACGGCGACGCGGTCTCACGCGGCAGAGGCGGCTCGCTCGGCGGCGCGCATGTCCGACGCTACCGGGCATCGGGCGGCTTCTTCACCGTGGCTCTCGCAGCGCCGTCGGCCGGCGGGCTCACGGCGCTGCCCACGGGTCAGCGGACGCGGTAGGTGACGATCGTGGAGTACTGGTCGAAGTCATTGATCCGCAGGGTGATCGTCATGCGCCAGTCGCCCGGGAGCGGGACCTGCGCCTCCTGGGTGGTCAGCACCCCGGTGCCGGCCGCGACCACCGGTACGTCGAGCGGGCCGACCTGGGCCGCGGGGAGCGACAGCGTCACCGACGCCTCGACCAGCCGCTGTAGCTGGCCCTGTGGATCACGCACGGTGACCTCGACGCCCTCCAGCCCGATCCGGGTGGGTGATACCCGCACGTCGACCGTGAGCGGTCCGGCGACGGTCGTCGTGTGGAACGGCGGCGCGTACGAGTTACGGCCGGGGACACGGTTGATCAGAACGACGGTCACGGCCAGCACGGCCACCGCGATCACCGCTTCGGCGACCACCCCGCGCCGCAGCGCGGCGAGTGCCCCGACGGTGACCTCCTCCCCGGAGTCGCCCAGGTCGGGCGCGGTGCCCGCCCCGGTGCCCTTCGGGTCGTCCCGCGCGCCTCGCCGGCGGGCGGTGCCCGCGACCACCGCCTCTGTCTCGGGTGTCATGGCCAGCGCGACCCGACGGTAGTGGCGCCTGACCCAGCGCTGGGAGACGTAGCCGATCCCGAGCATCGCCAGCACGAACCAGAGCTTGTAGAGCAGCAGCCGCCCGTAGTCGGTGTCGAACAGCGCTGGCAGCGTGCCGACCTCGCGCCACGCCTGGTAGGTGCCGCTGACCACGATCGCGGCGACCGCGGCCATCGCCGTGCGCGACCAGCGCGGGAGCACCGAGGCGAGTTCCGCGGCCCGGTCCGCGGGCACCGGCACGGCCTCGGCGCCATGCTCGTCCAGGTAGGCACGGGCGGCGTCGAGGTCCGCCTCCTCATCGGCCTCGCCGCTGTCTCCCCGCTCGATGGTGGAGGCCCAGCCGGCGGATCCGCCTCGTCCGCCCGTCGTCGCGGCCTCAGCGCCTCGCCGGTCGATCAGCCCGGCGGCGAGCGTGGCCAGACCTCCCAGCCAGATCGACATGGCGAGCAGGTGCACCGTCACGCTGCTGGCGGCGAGCCAGGACCACGAGCCCGCGCCCGCGTGCCCGACGAGCGCCGTCGTCGCGGCGACCGCGACGGCGAGGCCGCCGAGCTCGGCCATCACCCAGGGCGACGGCCGCTGGGCGCCGGTGGCCGGTGGCCGGGCGGCGGCTGCGTCGTCGGCGGTGGCCGCGGTGGCCGACAGCACGCCTCGCAGCAGCGGAAGCGCCAGCAGCAGGGCGAGCAGGTGGATCAGGGTGAGCCGGCCGTAGCGGTCCCCGAGGGTGGCACCGAGCGGATCCCAGCGTGCCAGTGCCGAAAGCCCGAGTCCGCCGGTGTAGACGCCCTGGAGGAGCAGACAGGCGATGGACCCGACGAAGGCCGCCACCCAGCCGGCGGCGACCAGCCGCCGGGGCGCGGGCCGGCGCAGCCCGGCCGGCCACAGCGCCGCCAGGAAGAACACGGCGCCGAGCAGCAGCGCCATCCCGGCGAACGCGACCAGCCGGGCGAGACCGAAGGTGAACCCGGTGACCGCAGACCCCTTCGGCGTCGCGCTGGCCGCCGCCGCGGCGCCAGCCGCCGGGGCCTCACCGATCCCGAACGCGTAGCCGCCCGCGATCGGATGGCTGTCGGCGGAGACGACCCGCCAGCTGACGAGGTACGTCCCGTTGGGCAGCCCCGGCTTGAGGGCCACGGTCACGTCGGAGCCGTGCGCGCCGCCGTGCGCGCCGCCGGTGTCGATCCGGGTGCCGTGGGTGTCGATGACCCGGATCGAGTTCGCGTCGGTTCTGACGGGCTCGCTGAAGCCAAGCGTGATGCTCGTCGGCGCGGTGGCGATGGCGGTGCCGCCGGCCGGGGTGGCCCGTTCCAGGATGGCGTGCGCCCAGGCCGGCGCGGCCGCGCCACCGACGACGGCCAGCGCCGCCGCGAGGGTCAGCACCAGCAACGTCCCGGCCCGGCGGCGACGATGCCCGGCCGCCGCGACCCGGCGCTGAGGACGACGGGCCGTCGGGCCGGAGCCTCCCGTCGGAGCCGTCGGCGCATCGGCCGTGGCGTCCGGCCGAGGTTGCCGGGAAGAACCCGGCGAATTCGCCGCCATGCCGGTTGTACCGCTCATAACCTTCAGTCTCTTCCTGTTACCGCTCCCGGCGGGCCTGCCCGCCCGGTGACCGTTCCACCGGGCGGGCAGGCCGCGCGTGCGCGCGTCAGCCGCCCGTGCCGGCGCGGCGCCGGGAGGTGGCGAGGGCGAAGCCGGCCGCCGCGAGCCCGAGCACGCCGACGACCAGCCCGGCGATCCCCAGCCCGCGAGCCGTGCCATCCGACAGGGACGCCGTCCCCGTCAACGTCGAGACTCCCGCAGGCGTGGCGGCGGCCGTGGCCCCGTTGCCGGTGTCCTCGGACGCGGTGGTCAGGGCCAGGGCGGGTGCCGGGTGCTCCGGCTCCGGCTGACCGGCCGCGCTCGTGTCGATCCAGCGCACGATCTCGCCGTCCGAGTAGGTCTGCAGCGTCTTGAAGGTGATCGACGAGACGCCCTCGGGCAGCGGGCCGGCCGAGACGACGAAGGTGTCGAACTCGCCTGGCCTGATCCCGGCGGAGCCGTCCGCGGCGGTCCAGATGATCTCGGTGACCACCTCGTTGACCTTGTCACCGTCGTCGGTGACCACCGGTTTGCTCGGGGCGCCCCTGCGGACCTCGTAGGTCCAGCCCGCCTTCGGCTGCACGCTGACCGACGCTATCGGCGTGTCGGTGGGGAACGCGACGTCAAGCTTGGTGGTCGACGCGGTGTCGCTCTCGGTCGGCACCTTGAACGCCAGCGTCGTGTAGCCGCCGGCGGGCGCGCTCGTCGGGGCGACGGAGACGTGTGCCGAGGCGGGCAGCGCCGTCGCGACGACGGCTACGGTTCCGGCGGCGAGCACGCCGGCGGCCCGGACGACCCGGGACATGGTTCGGGACATCGTGGTCCTTCCACGCAGGTGGACGAGCGATTGGCAGGGGAGGGCCACCCGTTGCCCAGGGACCGTCATGGCGGTCTCGCCCTGGACGGTCGCTCATGGGCCCGGTCGCCCAAGGGGGCTCACGGGTGGCGGCGAGGCGCCCACCGGTCGGCCCTGCTCCGCCGCGCGGTGGCGACGGAGCACCGGCCCCGGTCATGGGATGTGCCTCGTTGTGGCGTGCCGCGCCCCGTACCCGGCCGTCGTCTCCTGGGCGTCAGAGCCTCGAGCCTCGGAGTCAGGCGGGTGTCAGGGCGCCCCGCGACACGGGCGGTCCGCGCCGCCGCGCCGCCCGGCCGACTGGCGCGTCCCGCGGCGAGACCGGTGGCGTGGCCGACCAGGCCGACCGAGCCGGCACGCCGGCGTTCATGGCCGCCGGCAGGGCCGTGATCGCCCGGGCCAGCAGGCGCCGCAGCAGCGCCACCGCGCCGGCCAGCGGGCCGAGGACGCGCGCCGTCAGGTGGCCCGAGGTGGCGCGCAGCGTGGCCACGGCCCACAGCACCTTCTCGGCCCGGTGCAGCAGGGCGCCGGTGACGACGACCGCGACCAGGTGAGCCAGGATCATCAGCCAGGAGCTGGCCAGGTAGTGCCCACCGCCGTAGGCGAGCAGCTCCGCCGGGGCCACCACATGGTGATGCTCCGGGTTCGCGGCCCGGTGGCCGCTCAGGACGAAGGCGACGTGCAGCCCAAGCTGGGAGCCCGCCAGCGCGACCAGCACCGCCGGCAGACCGCGGCGACGCCCGGCCACGCCGTACGCCAGCCGGATCAACAACGCGCCGGCGACGACGACCAGCACGCCCGCGGGCGGCGCACCGCCGGCGGCGGCGTGCGCGGCGACCCCGAGACTGGTCGAGGCTCCGCCGGCGACGACCGCTCTGACGAGCCGCACGCCCGGGGCGGTGGGGTGCCCAGCCAGGGGGTGCCCAGCCAGCGCATCAGGCCACCGCGGACCGGTCACGCCGGGCGACCGGCGCGCGCGGGCCCGACCAGTCGTCACGACGGTGACTCTGCCATAACCCCAACGTTCGCCACTATTGCCCACGCAGTCGGCCAGGCGTCAGCTGTCCCGCCGAGCCGGCGAAGGCCACGCCGGATCACCCTCAGCCGGCCGCGGTGGGCTCCACGGCCGGGGAGCGGGACGTGACGAGATGGACGCGGGGGGCGACGAGCAGCGAGAGGGCGAAGAAGGCGGCGATGGTGAGCACGATGGCACCACCGGCGGCGACGTCCCACTGGGCGCTCACCGCGAGGCCGATGACGCTCGTGGCGACTCCCAGGGCCATCGACAGGGCGGTCATCGGGCCGGTGCGGGCGCACCACAGCCGCGCGGTCGCCGCCGGGCCGACGACCAGCGCGATCGCCATGATCGTGCCGACGGCGGGCACCGTGGTCACGACCGTCACCTCGACCACGAGCAGCACCACCAGGTCGAGTAGCCGGGCCGGGTAGCCGGCGGCCCAGAGCGCCGTCGGGTCGAAGGCTCCGAGCAGCAGCTCCTTGCGCAGCGCGGCGAGCACCGTGAGGACGACGGCGGCCACGACGGCGGTGATGGCGAGGTCCGCCGTGCCGACGGTCAGGATCGAGCCGACCAGGAAGGCCGTCAGATCCTTGGTGAAGCCGTCCTGGGCGGACATCAGGGCGACGCCGAGCGCGAACCCGCCGGACAGGACGACGCCCGTCACGCTGGACAGGTCACGCCCGCCGCGGCCGGCCGGAGCGGCCGAGGGCAGGGCACCGCCCCCACCGCGCGCCCCCGAGACGGCCGCGACCACGCCGACGACGAGCAGCCCGAACAGCCCGGCGCCAAGGACGAGGTGCACGCCCAGCAGCGCGGCGACGACGACGCCGGGGAACGTCGCGTGGGTCAGCGCGGTGGTCAGGAAGCTCAGCCGCCGCAGCACCACATGCACCCCGACGGCCCCGCAGAGGACGCCGACCAGCACGGCCTCGGCCAGCGCGCGGCGGGTGTAGCCGTCACCGAGGGTCTCCCACAGCCTCATCGCGTCTGCCGCGGGCGCAGCCGGGCGCGGGCGGCGGCGGCCGCGAGCGCGAGCAGGTAGGCGGCGACGAGGACCAGCACGACGGTCGCGCCGGTCGCGAGCCGGATGCCGTGGTCGACCGAGATCCGGTAGCTGACCAGCAGACCGAGCCAGCCACTCGCCATCCCGAGGGCCACGGCGACGGCGACGATCACGACGATGCGGTCGGAGAGCAGCCGTGCGGCCGCAGCCGGGACCACGATCATTGCGATCACCAGGACGGTGCCCACCGCGCGCACCGCGGCGACGACGACGAGCGCGATCGCCAGGTTGAGCGCCAGGTCGAGCGCGGCCACCCGGTAGCCGGCCGCCCTGGCCGACTCCGGGTCGAACGCGACGAGCAGTAGCTCCTTGCGCAGCGTCGCCAGGATCGCGAGCACGAACGCCGCGACGACGGCGGTCGTCACGATGTCGGCGACGCGCACGGTCAGCACTCGGCCGAACAGGAACGCCGTCAGGTCGGCCGTGTACGACGAGCGCCGGGACACCAGCACGACGCCGATCGCGAAGAACCCGGTGAGCAGGATCGCGAGCGCCGCGTCCTCGCCGACCCGGCGGGTCGCCGCGAGCAGGGTGAACAGCCCCGCCGCCACGCAGGCGACCACCAGGGCTCCCGGGAAGATCCCCGACTGCCCGCCGAGCAGGAAGCCGACCACGACACCCGGGAACACGGTGTGGGTGAGCGCTTCGGTCAGGAACGCGAGCCGGCGCAGGAGCACGAACACCCCGACGACGGCCGCGAGGCCGCCGAGCAGCAGCAGCTCGACCAGCGCCCGGACGAGATAGGGCCGCTCGAACGGCGTGATCAACAGCTGGCTCACTGCGCGGCTCCGCGGGACGGCCCAGGCGGGCCACCCCGCCGGGCCCGGCGGGCCGAGGTCATGGGCGGGCCACGATGACGCCGTGGGCCCCCAGCTCCACCGCGGCGCCGCCGTAGGTGGCGCGCAGCAGCTCGGGAGTGAGGGTCGCCGCCGGCGGGCCGAACGCGAACTGGTGCCGGTTGAGCAGGCAGACGTCGTCGCAGGCCAGGTGCGCGAGCGCCAGGTCATGGGTCGAGATCACCACCGCGGTGCCCGCGGAGGTCAGCCGGGCGAGCGCCGCGAGCAGCGCGTCCTGGGAGACCGCGTCGACGCCGTTGAACGGCTCGTCGAGTAGCAGCAACCGCGGCCGCGCCGAGATCGCCCTGGCCAGCAGGACCCGCTGGCGCTGCCCGCCCGACAACGTTCCGAACCGGTCGTGGGCACGGTGCTCGAGCCCGACCGCCGCGAGCGCCTCCTCGGCGGCGGCCCGGTCGTCGGCGCCCGGCCGGCGCACCCAGCCGATCCGCCGGTAGCGGCCCATCAGCACCACCTGCGCGACGGAGACCGGGAAGTCCGCGTCGAGGGTGTCCGCCTGGGGGACGTAGCCGACCTCGCGGCGAGCCCGGGCCGGCGCCTGGCCCAACACGGTCACCGAGCCGGACACCACCGGGACCAGGCCGAGCACCGCCTTGATCAGCGTCGACTTGCCGGCACCGTTCGGGCCGATCAGCGCGACCGTGCGCCCGGCCGGCACCCGGCCGGTCACCCGCTCCAGCGCCGGGGTACGGCCGTAGGCGACGGTCGCTTCCGAGAGCACCAGCGCGTCCGGCGCTCCCGCGGCGGCCGGTTCGGCCGGCACGGCCGCGTCGGCGGGCCGCGCCANNNNNNNNNNNNNNNNNNNNNNNNNNNNNNNNNNNNNNNNNNNNNNNNNNNNNNNNNNNNNNNNNNNNNNNNNNNNNNNNNNNNNNNNNNNNNNNNNNNNCCACGACGGCCGGCTCAGCGACGGCCGGCCGCGCCCCGCGGTCGGCGAGCGCGGCCAGCCCGAACCGCGGCGTCACGAGCGACGGGCCCGACGGAGCTACCGAGGCGGGCCGGGCGTCGGAACTCATGGCGGCCACGGTATGCGGTGGGCAGCCGGCCGACAGTGGGCGGTCGGTCCGAAGGCCACGGTCGGTCCGCGTCGCGACCGACCGCGCGAGGTGGGCGAAGCCGCGCGCGGCCGCCGCGGCGGCCACCGGTCGTGGCGACGGCCGCCTCACCGCAGCGCTCCGACGATCACGTCGGTGTTGTGCTGCTCGGCCTTCAGGTAGGTCTCGCCGGCCGACCCGGCGGGGCCGAGCGAGTCGGCGTACAGCGAGTCCTCGCCAGCGACCACCGTGACACCGGCCTCATGCCCGATCGTCTCGGCGGTCTTCGGTGGCAGAGATGACTCCGAGAACACCGCCTTGACCCCGGTCGCCCGGATCTTCGCGACGATCTCCTGGATGGCTCGGCCGGAAAGCTCGGCCGAGGTGTCGAAGCTCGGGATGATCGAGCCGACGTAGGTGATTCCGTAGCGGGCCGCGTAGTAGCCGAACGCGTCGTGGTTGGTGACCAGCAGCCGACGGTCGGGTGGGACCGTCGCGAACGCGGCGGCCTGGCGGCGGTCGAGCCCGTCGAGCGCCGCCGAATAGGTGGCCAGATTCGCCTGGTAGGTCCCGGTGTGCGTCGGGTCGGCCCGCGCCAGGCCCCGCTCGACGCCGGTCACCATGATCTTGGCGTTGCGCGGGTCGTGCCAGATGTGCGGGTCGTGCTCGCCGCCCTCGTCACTGGTGCCGGTGCGCAGGGTGACGCCGTCGGCCATCACCACCCGGGTGCCCTCGAACCCGGCGGCCGAGACCGCGTCGTCCAGCCAGGACTCCAGGCCGACGCCGTTGGTGACCAGGACGTCGGCCGTGGCGATGGCATCCAGGTCGGCCGGCGACGGTTCGTAGTCGTGCGGGTCGACGTTCGGCTTGACCAGCTGGGTGACCTTGACGAGGTCGCCACCGATCGCCCGGCTGAAGTCGCCGGCCTGGGTGGTCGTGGCCACGACCCGCAGCTTCCCGCCCTGGGCGTCGCCGCCGGCGGTGCCGTCCCCGCCGGTCCCCGAGCCGCAGCCAGCGAGCAGCGTCGACGTGGCGAGCGCGAGCAGCGCACCAGCCGCCGCCAGGGCCCTGGGGCGGCGCTTCCGGGGCGCGGCGAACCGACGGACAGGCGTCCGGACCTCTGAAGGGCGCATGCCCGTAATGAAAACCGTTTCGGATACGGCTGTCAAACCGAGCCCGCGGACGCCGGGTACTCGGGCTGGTGCCCGGACGGCCAGAACCCGTCGGTAGGCGGACCCCGCTAGTCGGCGGACCCGCTAGTCGGCGGAAAGCAGGCGGCGAAGTTCCAGGCCCAGCGAGCGCGGCTCGGTCAGTGGCTGGCGGAAGGTCACCCGCAGCTCGTCCGCGCCCTCCGGGCCGACCTGCCACAGCGTCAGGCCGGTGCGATCGAGATCGCCGACCGCGACCGCGGCGACGGCGGCCAGGTCCATGGGGTCCGCGAGCCGCCTGGACCACGCCGGCCCGGCCTCGCCGCCTCCGCCGCCCCCGTTGGCGAGACCTCCCAGGCCGACGGCGCCGGCCGCACCCGCACCCGCGGCCGAACCGAGGCCTTCCGTCACCGCCGCCGTGCCGCCGAGCGCGCCGGCCGTCCGGGACGGACTGGCCACCGGCCGGGCGACCAGCTGGCCGTGCGCGGCGATCCGGCGCAGCTGGTCGGCGTGCGCGGTGTTCAGATGCTCCACGAGGTCGGGCGCATAGGCGGCGATCAGGTCCGGCTCGGCGAGCGCGTAGGCGGCCAGATCGATCCGCTGACCGTTCGCCGTCGATGGCCACCGCGGCTCGGCGCCCTGGCCGAGCGCCTTGCTCTCCGCGCCGCTCACGGCACCCCCGGCCGCCCAGTGGACGCGGTGCAGCCATCCCCGGCGCATTCCCGGCTCGGCCGCGCTGGGCAGGCACAGCAGGACCTCGTCGACCGACAGCGCCACCGCCGCGAGCTCGTTGTCGCCGCACGGCGGCACCTCGACCGTCAGGCCGGGCCCGGCGATCCGGCGGGCCACCTGCTCGGCGCTGCCCGGCACCGCCCGCAGCTGCCCGGCCAGCACGAGCCGCTCGCCCGTGGCACCCGGGATGTCGAGGCGGCAGCGGCGCGACGAGGCGGCAGCGGCGGCACGCGCGGGCGGGCTGTCTGCGCCGACCAGCAGAACCGGCTCGCCGCCGTCGTCGATCAGGCCGGTCCAGCCCCGCACCCGCGGTCCCAGCAGGGTCAGCAGCGCGTGCCGGGCGCCGGCCAGCACGGTGCGCGCGCGGACCGCGTCTCGGACCGTCGCCTCGTCCGGTTCCTCCGCTGGCATCGAGTTCCTCCTGTCATCAGGTAAGGCTTACTTAAGTAGCCGCCGCTCCTCCCGTCAAGCAAAGGCCTTTCCTCGGCGTGCGGACGGGAGTGCCGAGGCCCCAACCAGCCCAATCGGCGACACAGGGGGTGACTGGCGTCTCGGGAGGATCGCCGCCGCGACGGCGGGGCGCGTTGACAACTACCCGACGCCAACAAGGCCCGCGTGTCTCAATGTCCGAGCAACTACGGGCCGGACACTGGTAGTGCCCCGGGGCGCGGACGGAGGATTCTAGGCTGGACTGGCCGGCCGGCCCGGGGGCTGGCAAGCGGCCACGCGGCCCGGCGCCGTCCGGGTGGCGAGGTGTTGACAGTTGGTCCGTGGCGTGAAGGTTGACGGCACGGCGAGGAGGTTCAGGTGATCTTCAAGCTGGTCGGGGACAGTCGCCCGTACCCCGACCACGGGCTCGGCCAGCGCGACTGGGCGAAGATCCCGCCCCGCCAGGTCCGGCTCGACCAACTGGTGACCACGAAGCGAGTTCTCGCGCTGGATCTGCTGCTCGACGAGGACTCGACCTTCTACGGCGACCTGTTCCCACATGTCGTCGAGTGGGAGGGGGTCCTCTATCTCGAGGACGGGCTGCACCGCGCGGTACGAGCCGCGCTGCAGCAGCGCACGTCCATCCACGCCCGCGTCTACACCGCGCTGTGACATTGGTTCGCTCCGTGCGGGCGGCGCGCTCCGGCCCCGTACTCGCTTCGCTCCCACGGGACCTCCGCGCGCCGTCCTCCTCCGCTCACGGGTCCTCCGGCGACCTCCGCTGCTGCCCAACCCACATCGCTTCGCTCGTGGGCCGGGCCTCCGCGGG of the Pseudofrankia saprophytica genome contains:
- a CDS encoding YcnI family protein, whose translation is MSRTMSRVVRAAGVLAAGTVAVVATALPASAHVSVAPTSAPAGGYTTLAFKVPTESDTASTTKLDVAFPTDTPIASVSVQPKAGWTYEVRRGAPSKPVVTDDGDKVNEVVTEIIWTAADGSAGIRPGEFDTFVVSAGPLPEGVSSITFKTLQTYSDGEIVRWIDTSAAGQPEPEHPAPALALTTASEDTGNGATAAATPAGVSTLTGTASLSDGTARGLGIAGLVVGVLGLAAAGFALATSRRRAGTGG
- a CDS encoding MOSC domain-containing protein: MGASADPLVTELYRYPVKGLSAEPIDEVALSVGEGVPGDRLFALALPDTQFDEERPVALHKTRFLMLQRDEALARVRTGYDPPTGQLSVDDGTRRWSADLGTAAGRRAVEEYFGALAAPTAGTSDAAARSNRTDGSPGLNSPDGVRALPRLVEAHGGHRFTDAGPGGPDLMRAVSVVNLASVRDLAQRVGQPVHPLRFRANVYVDGIPAWAERDWVGREIALGPVRAQVLSVTRRCAATTVNPDTAERDLKVVKELSDHYGHTECGIYVQVRGAGTVRPGDPVTPPPPA
- a CDS encoding response regulator transcription factor; protein product: MRVVIAEDSVLLREGLSRLLTDAGCEIVAAVGDGPALVEAIIEHRPDVSVVDVRMPPSNRDEGLRAAITARSTVPGSPVLVFSQYVEKQYAAELLADGAGSIGYLLKDRVADVREFVDAVRRVASGGTVMDPEVVAQLLVRTRRDDPMAALTPREREVLRLMAEGRSNAAIAGELVVSAGAVEKHISNVFSKLGLEASGSDHRRVLAVLTYLRES
- a CDS encoding metal ABC transporter substrate-binding protein, whose translation is MRPSEVRTPVRRFAAPRKRRPRALAAAGALLALATSTLLAGCGSGTGGDGTAGGDAQGGKLRVVATTTQAGDFSRAIGGDLVKVTQLVKPNVDPHDYEPSPADLDAIATADVLVTNGVGLESWLDDAVSAAGFEGTRVVMADGVTLRTGTSDEGGEHDPHIWHDPRNAKIMVTGVERGLARADPTHTGTYQANLATYSAALDGLDRRQAAAFATVPPDRRLLVTNHDAFGYYAARYGITYVGSIIPSFDTSAELSGRAIQEIVAKIRATGVKAVFSESSLPPKTAETIGHEAGVTVVAGEDSLYADSLGPAGSAGETYLKAEQHNTDVIVGALR
- a CDS encoding type II toxin-antitoxin system VapB family antitoxin — protein: MIFKLVGDSRPYPDHGLGQRDWAKIPPRQVRLDQLVTTKRVLALDLLLDEDSTFYGDLFPHVVEWEGVLYLEDGLHRAVRAALQQRTSIHARVYTAL
- a CDS encoding metal ABC transporter permease; its protein translation is MSQLLITPFERPYLVRALVELLLLGGLAAVVGVFVLLRRLAFLTEALTHTVFPGVVVGFLLGGQSGIFPGALVVACVAAGLFTLLAATRRVGEDAALAILLTGFFAIGVVLVSRRSSYTADLTAFLFGRVLTVRVADIVTTAVVAAFVLAILATLRKELLLVAFDPESARAAGYRVAALDLALNLAIALVVVAAVRAVGTVLVIAMIVVPAAAARLLSDRIVVIVAVAVALGMASGWLGLLVSYRISVDHGIRLATGATVVLVLVAAYLLALAAAAARARLRPRQTR
- a CDS encoding copper resistance protein CopC, translated to MSGTTGMAANSPGSSRQPRPDATADAPTAPTGGSGPTARRPQRRVAAAGHRRRRAGTLLVLTLAAALAVVGGAAAPAWAHAILERATPAGGTAIATAPTSITLGFSEPVRTDANSIRVIDTHGTRIDTGGAHGGAHGSDVTVALKPGLPNGTYLVSWRVVSADSHPIAGGYAFGIGEAPAAGAAAAASATPKGSAVTGFTFGLARLVAFAGMALLLGAVFFLAALWPAGLRRPAPRRLVAAGWVAAFVGSIACLLLQGVYTGGLGLSALARWDPLGATLGDRYGRLTLIHLLALLLALPLLRGVLSATAATADDAAAARPPATGAQRPSPWVMAELGGLAVAVAATTALVGHAGAGSWSWLAASSVTVHLLAMSIWLGGLATLAAGLIDRRGAEAATTGGRGGSAGWASTIERGDSGEADEEADLDAARAYLDEHGAEAVPVPADRAAELASVLPRWSRTAMAAVAAIVVSGTYQAWREVGTLPALFDTDYGRLLLYKLWFVLAMLGIGYVSQRWVRRHYRRVALAMTPETEAVVAGTARRRGARDDPKGTGAGTAPDLGDSGEEVTVGALAALRRGVVAEAVIAVAVLAVTVVLINRVPGRNSYAPPFHTTTVAGPLTVDVRVSPTRIGLEGVEVTVRDPQGQLQRLVEASVTLSLPAAQVGPLDVPVVAAGTGVLTTQEAQVPLPGDWRMTITLRINDFDQYSTIVTYRVR
- a CDS encoding metal ABC transporter permease, whose translation is MRLWETLGDGYTRRALAEAVLVGVLCGAVGVHVVLRRLSFLTTALTHATFPGVVVAALLGVHLVLGAGLFGLLVVGVVAAVSGARGGGGALPSAAPAGRGGRDLSSVTGVVLSGGFALGVALMSAQDGFTKDLTAFLVGSILTVGTADLAITAVVAAVVLTVLAALRKELLLGAFDPTALWAAGYPARLLDLVVLLVVEVTVVTTVPAVGTIMAIALVVGPAATARLWCARTGPMTALSMALGVATSVIGLAVSAQWDVAAGGAIVLTIAAFFALSLLVAPRVHLVTSRSPAVEPTAAG
- a CDS encoding metal ABC transporter ATP-binding protein: MPAEPAAAGAPDALVLSEATVAYGRTPALERVTGRVPAGRTVALIGPNGAGKSTLIKAVLGLVPVVSGSVTVLGQAPARARREVGYVPQADTLDADFPVSVAQVVLMGRYRRIGWVRRPGADDRAAAEEALAAVGLEHRAHDRFGTLSGGQRQRVLLARAISARPRLLLLDEPFNGVDAVSQDALLAALARLTSAGTAVVISTHDLALAHLACDDVCLLNRHQFAFGPPAATLTPELLRATYGGAAVELGAHGVIVARP